A genome region from Bombus terrestris chromosome 10, iyBomTerr1.2, whole genome shotgun sequence includes the following:
- the LOC100644647 gene encoding uncharacterized protein LOC100644647 isoform X1, which yields MFRISLQLTNTFKIKKNLWVQSLAKCSTGIKSNIKNNVLFLKYEAEILKLVNTSKVDKLMQYVTASYAAKLISMRTNNGLYKSLDDILLRTEIDVDSWNNFCTSYINHYKKQKWTKLIKSDINITSMPATILGIYVGPTAITWTLVDCHCNVLLWDSIIWQNNSVKYNIINSVPLFVEQLPLSSAYVIEESKFNKKLRYFSTVLQHQITSSIASCIKLMINQRTNNSNSSETILYILKSSATAHVFNLLIATEMITVDYVMKRILDDTKKDDELLWDIHIPYELKQKYMKKSANEREQMGRSLLTSVACLHIVRSCIS from the exons ATGTTTAGAATATCACTTCAATTAACTAacacatttaaaataaaaaag AATTTATGGGTTCAGTCACTAGCAAAATGCTCTACAGGGATAAAAAGTAATATCAAAAATAATGTGCTGTTTTTAAAATACGAAGCTGAAATTTTAAAACTAGTTAATACAAGTAAAGTGGATAAATTAATGCA atatGTAACGGCATCATATGCTGCAAAATTAATATCGATGCGTACCAACAATGGACTTTATAAATCATTAGACGATATTTTATTAAGGACTGAAATAGATGTTGATAGTTGGAACAATTTTTGTACTTCATACATTAATCATTACAAAAAGCAGAAATGGACAAAGTTAATAAAATCTGACATAAACATAACATCA ATGCCAGCAACAATATTGGGTATATATGTAGGACCCACTGCAATAACTTGGACATTAGTAGATTGTCATTGTAACGTGTTACTTTGGGATTCCATAATTTGGCAGAATAACTctgtgaaatataatataatcaacTCG GTACCACTTTTTGTCGAACAATTACCACTATCGAGTGCTTATGTGATAGAAGaatctaaatttaataaaaaattacgttatTTTTCAACTGTTTTACAACATCAGATAACCAGTTCTATTGCAAGCTGtattaaattaatgataaatCAAA GAACAAATAATTCGAATTCATCAGAAACTATTCTGTACATATTAAAATCTTCTGCGACAGCGCATGTTTTTAATCTTCTGATTGCAACTGAAATGATTACTGTAGACTATGTTATGAAAAGAATACTAGATGATACCAAGAAAGATGATGAATTGTTATGGGATATACACATACCCtatgaattaaaacaaaaatatatgaaaaaatccGCAAATGAAAGAGAACAGATGGGCCGGTCTCTATTGACATCTGTAGCTTGTTTACATATTGTTAGAAGTTGTATATCTTGA
- the LOC100644647 gene encoding uncharacterized protein LOC100644647 isoform X2 has protein sequence MQYVTASYAAKLISMRTNNGLYKSLDDILLRTEIDVDSWNNFCTSYINHYKKQKWTKLIKSDINITSMPATILGIYVGPTAITWTLVDCHCNVLLWDSIIWQNNSVKYNIINSVPLFVEQLPLSSAYVIEESKFNKKLRYFSTVLQHQITSSIASCIKLMINQRTNNSNSSETILYILKSSATAHVFNLLIATEMITVDYVMKRILDDTKKDDELLWDIHIPYELKQKYMKKSANEREQMGRSLLTSVACLHIVRSCIS, from the exons ATGCA atatGTAACGGCATCATATGCTGCAAAATTAATATCGATGCGTACCAACAATGGACTTTATAAATCATTAGACGATATTTTATTAAGGACTGAAATAGATGTTGATAGTTGGAACAATTTTTGTACTTCATACATTAATCATTACAAAAAGCAGAAATGGACAAAGTTAATAAAATCTGACATAAACATAACATCA ATGCCAGCAACAATATTGGGTATATATGTAGGACCCACTGCAATAACTTGGACATTAGTAGATTGTCATTGTAACGTGTTACTTTGGGATTCCATAATTTGGCAGAATAACTctgtgaaatataatataatcaacTCG GTACCACTTTTTGTCGAACAATTACCACTATCGAGTGCTTATGTGATAGAAGaatctaaatttaataaaaaattacgttatTTTTCAACTGTTTTACAACATCAGATAACCAGTTCTATTGCAAGCTGtattaaattaatgataaatCAAA GAACAAATAATTCGAATTCATCAGAAACTATTCTGTACATATTAAAATCTTCTGCGACAGCGCATGTTTTTAATCTTCTGATTGCAACTGAAATGATTACTGTAGACTATGTTATGAAAAGAATACTAGATGATACCAAGAAAGATGATGAATTGTTATGGGATATACACATACCCtatgaattaaaacaaaaatatatgaaaaaatccGCAAATGAAAGAGAACAGATGGGCCGGTCTCTATTGACATCTGTAGCTTGTTTACATATTGTTAGAAGTTGTATATCTTGA
- the LOC100644529 gene encoding cAMP-dependent protein kinase type II regulatory subunit isoform X2, translating into MCTSMETEPPIGRFQNRRKSVFAEAYNPEDDEEDDGIKMVHPKSDEQRQRLGDSVKHILLFRALDEEQMADVLDAMFEKSVQPGEFIIRQGDDGDNFYVIERGKFEVYVKDQQSGVESMIHTYDNRGAFGELALLYNMPRAASIKAITPGTLWAMDRQTFRRILLKSAYKKRKMYEDLINKVPMLKHLEPYERMNLADALVPKQYSDGEQIIKQGDTADGMYFVEDGVVRITIIGDHGREIEINRVPAGGYLGELALVTHKPRAASAYAVGDVKLAFLDVEAFERLLGPCMELMKRNIDDYEDQLVKIFGSKANISDIR; encoded by the exons atgtgCACATCGATGGAAACCG AACCACCAATCGGAAGGTTCCAGAATAGGAGGAAGAGTGTCTTCGCGGAAGCCTACAACCCTGAAGATGACGAGGAAGACGATGGAATTAAG ATGGTGCATCCGAAGAGCGACGAGCAGCGGCAGAGGCTCGGTGACAGCGTGAAACATATTCTCCTGTTTCGGGCTCTAGACGAG GAACAAATGGCTGACGTATTGGACGCGATGTTTGAGAAGAGCGTGCAGCCTGGAGAATTTATTATCCGACAAGGTGACGATGGTGACAACTTCTACGTCATCGAGAG AGGAAAGTTCGAAGTGTACGTGAAAGATCAGCAGTCGGGGGTGGAATCCATGATACATACGTACGATAATCGTGGTGCTTTTGGTGAGCTGGCGCTCCTTTACAACATGCCGAGGGCGGCCAGTATCAAGGCCATCACGCCTGGTACACTATGGGCCATGGATAGACAAACTTTCCGGCGTATTTTATTGAAATCCGCCTACAAAAAGCGCAAGATGTACGAAGACCTTATCAACAAGGTCCCGATGCTTAAACATCTTGAG CCATATGAGCGTATGAACCTGGCGGATGCTCTAGTACCAAAACAGTATTCAGATGGCGAGCAGATCATCAAACAGGGCGACACAGCTGATGGAATGTATTTTGTCGAGGACGGCGTCGTCAGGATCACCATAATAGGAGATCACGGCCGCGAAATCGAG ATTAATAGAGTTCCCGCTGGTGGGTACTTAGGCGAGTTGGCGCTGGTAACACATAAACCTCGCGCTGCTTCGGCCTACGCTGTGGGCGACGTAAAGCTAGCCT TTTTGGACGTTGAAGCTTTCGAACGCTTACTTGGGCCTTGCATGGAACTTATGAAGCGTAATATCGACGATTACGAAGATCAACTAGTCAAAATATTTGGCAGCAAAGCTAACATTTCCGATATTCGATGA
- the LOC100644529 gene encoding cAMP-dependent protein kinase type II regulatory subunit isoform X1: MSCQRNAGKITVPDELRDVLLEFTISYLLEQPVDIIDYAVGFFTQLRESRQTQLIEAPAQTASSTPDESVEEEPPIGRFQNRRKSVFAEAYNPEDDEEDDGIKMVHPKSDEQRQRLGDSVKHILLFRALDEEQMADVLDAMFEKSVQPGEFIIRQGDDGDNFYVIERGKFEVYVKDQQSGVESMIHTYDNRGAFGELALLYNMPRAASIKAITPGTLWAMDRQTFRRILLKSAYKKRKMYEDLINKVPMLKHLEPYERMNLADALVPKQYSDGEQIIKQGDTADGMYFVEDGVVRITIIGDHGREIEINRVPAGGYLGELALVTHKPRAASAYAVGDVKLAFLDVEAFERLLGPCMELMKRNIDDYEDQLVKIFGSKANISDIR, from the exons ATGAGTTGTCAACGTAACGCTGGCAAGATTACAGTGCCGGACGAGTTGCGGGACGTCCTATTAGAGTTTACGATCAGCTATCTCTTGGAGCAACCAGTGGATATTATCGACTATGCTGTAGGTTTTTTCACGCAACTTCGGGAAAGTCGTCAAACTCAGTTGATTGAAGCCCCTGCGCAGACCGCCTCTTCTACGCCGGACGAGTCTGTCGAGGAAG AACCACCAATCGGAAGGTTCCAGAATAGGAGGAAGAGTGTCTTCGCGGAAGCCTACAACCCTGAAGATGACGAGGAAGACGATGGAATTAAG ATGGTGCATCCGAAGAGCGACGAGCAGCGGCAGAGGCTCGGTGACAGCGTGAAACATATTCTCCTGTTTCGGGCTCTAGACGAG GAACAAATGGCTGACGTATTGGACGCGATGTTTGAGAAGAGCGTGCAGCCTGGAGAATTTATTATCCGACAAGGTGACGATGGTGACAACTTCTACGTCATCGAGAG AGGAAAGTTCGAAGTGTACGTGAAAGATCAGCAGTCGGGGGTGGAATCCATGATACATACGTACGATAATCGTGGTGCTTTTGGTGAGCTGGCGCTCCTTTACAACATGCCGAGGGCGGCCAGTATCAAGGCCATCACGCCTGGTACACTATGGGCCATGGATAGACAAACTTTCCGGCGTATTTTATTGAAATCCGCCTACAAAAAGCGCAAGATGTACGAAGACCTTATCAACAAGGTCCCGATGCTTAAACATCTTGAG CCATATGAGCGTATGAACCTGGCGGATGCTCTAGTACCAAAACAGTATTCAGATGGCGAGCAGATCATCAAACAGGGCGACACAGCTGATGGAATGTATTTTGTCGAGGACGGCGTCGTCAGGATCACCATAATAGGAGATCACGGCCGCGAAATCGAG ATTAATAGAGTTCCCGCTGGTGGGTACTTAGGCGAGTTGGCGCTGGTAACACATAAACCTCGCGCTGCTTCGGCCTACGCTGTGGGCGACGTAAAGCTAGCCT TTTTGGACGTTGAAGCTTTCGAACGCTTACTTGGGCCTTGCATGGAACTTATGAAGCGTAATATCGACGATTACGAAGATCAACTAGTCAAAATATTTGGCAGCAAAGCTAACATTTCCGATATTCGATGA
- the LOC100644300 gene encoding ribonucleases P/MRP protein subunit POP1, with protein sequence MAEIEQFDEFLGGSQRLPHEVHIMKLVSARASEIAAMTYSIENPQQTKLVFQKLPVYMRRRVMSHNAKRLPRRLQEAHLNQMTKSGLPPKIKRQSRRYRRRSRNLLAEYKRRQRNKVWLETHIWHAKRFHMIEKWGYRIASYANDKCFKANYRAVAKYCLMQDISYYTCIEINGLEKILKETLKSHCNPLELTFAAQIFITGTREGTVMFFKKNGYPQFPIGHVHFLWRPSRSDLRTIWIWVHPSFLDDFLAEIISSFEFRLSDEHSTSTSDQNMESCLYINEKNCKMSIHKNTFNRFRFYGPLTTSVLTNALQLPKFDKILNLKLDAMQLDHNQMDYKEDENSDKLWHIEYYDNQENIESLKIQEQLWQMLKTLQSPSQLPPNIVFGFTVLDPRFHLPDKRTRPQRETQTIEMVSVPPTNANSSPLWEQKIREKVSKTCATTSAINKLRSQCLVPGLDNDKYFNENIMAKIPILLIQKPSISKTGLGSGVDVILPSNWGMPFWLACIFRCVRVGALRESKSIPFEFENMQSPDINDPDTPAYTREALSTKLELKEKYFHYPPNRRVNFVKFGISSPFFCEWKILMREWTDTEDFFVLRNRKLLNFLQKNLVQEDNTRRYNTPNNHVSSLTMQSAFEDRNCLIRVKVDIMKKGRPKRFAIICMPTNEDIEKFKNDRSWSGPVEKLNVDPNESIRKISRKNHLALLKRLKKQRIHHKKSLTNKLSEMLNKDFQSFSYENKLKNLLEISREAICKQTQKMSQLYLPDCVKVRNSCDREIMGYITMGDFCFTKAKGIGLGYATLNSLIELINKKHPFVLVRNIQTRQYRIARLQVVI encoded by the exons ATGGCGGAAATAGAACAATTCGATGAATTCTTGGGTGGATCGCAACGATTGCCACATGAAGTCCACATTATGAAACTTGTTTCTGCGAGagctagcgaaattgctgcaaTGACATATTCCATAG AAAATCCTCAACAAACGAAACTTGTATTTCAAAAACTGCCGGTATATATGCGCAGGCGTGTCATGTCCCATAATGCTAAGCGTTTACCCCGTCGATTACAGGAGGCACATTTAAATCAAATGACTAAATCCGGATTGCCGCCAAAAATTAAAAGACAGTCGCGTAGGTATCGCAGACGATCTCGTAATTTACTCGCTGAATATAAACGAAGACAACGAAATAAAGTTTGGTTGGAAACTCATATTTGGCATGCAAAACGTTTTCATATGATAGAGAAATGGGGCTACAGAATCGCAAGTTACGCGAATGATAAATGTTTTAAGGCTAATTATCGTGCAGTGGCAAAATATTGCTTGATGCaagatatttcatattatacatGTATCGAAATTAATGGTCTCgagaaaattttgaaagaaactTTAAAGAGCCATTGTAATCCGCTCGAATTAACATTTGCTGCACAAATTTTTATAACAGGCACACGAGAAGGAACTGTAatgttttttaaaaagaatGGCTATCCTCAATTTCCAATCGGTCACGTACATTTTTTGTGGAGACCAAGTCGATCTGATCTAAGAACCATATGGATTTGGGTACATCCATCTTTCCTCGATGATTTCCTCGCAGAAATTATATCTAGTTTTGAATTTCGCTTGAGCGACGAACATTCTACTTCTACGAGTGATCAAAATATGGAATCTTGCTTATACATTAATGAAAAGAATTGTAAAATgagtattcataaaaatacatttaatcgaTTTCGTTTTTACGGACCATTGACAACTAGTGTTTTAACAAATGCTCTACAATTGccgaaattcgataaaatacttAATTTGAAATTGGATGCCATGCAATTAGATCATAATCAAATGGATTACAAGGAAGATGAAAATTCTGATAAATTGTGGCATATTGAGTATTATGATAATCAAGAAAATattgaatctttgaaaattcAAGAACAATTATGGCAAATGTTAAAAACGTTACAATCACCTAGTCAGTTGCCACCAAATATTGTTTTTGGCTTTACTGTCTTGGATCCAAGATTCCATTTACCAGATAAAAGAACTAGACCTCAAAGAGAAACACAGACAATTGAAATGGTGTCAGTACCTCCCACAAATGCAAACTCTAGTCCACTTTGGGAACAGAAAATAAGAGAGAAGGTTAGTAAGACATGTGCAACAACAAGTGCAATTAATAAACTAAGAAGTCAATGCTTAGTACCTGGTCTAGataatgacaaatattttaatgaaaatatcatGGCAAAGATACCAATATTGTTGATTCAAAAACCTAGTATCAGTAAAACag GGTTAGGTTCTGGAGTAGATGTTATTCTTCCATCTAATTGGGGAATGCCATTCTGGCTTGCTTGTATATTTCGTTGTGTAAGAGTTGGTGCACTCAGAGAATCAAAATCTATACCATTTGAATTTGAGAATATGCAATCCCCAGATATTAATGATCCGGATACACCTGCATATACAAGAGAAGCATTAAGTACCAAATTGGAACTAAAAGAAAAGTATTTTCATTATCCACCAAACAGGCGTGTGAACTTCGTTAAATTCGGAATTTCTAGTCCTTTTTTCTGTGAATGGAAGATCTTAATGAGGGAATGGACAGATACAGAAGATTTTTTTGTATTAAGAAatcgtaaattattaaatttcttgcAAAAAAACTTAGTTCAAGAAGATAATACAAGAAGATATAATACACCAAATAATCATGTATCAAGTCTTACTATGCAAAGTGCATTTGAAGACAGAAATTGTTTAATTCGCGTTAAAGTAGATATTATGAAAAAAGGACGTCCTAAAAGATTTGCAATAATATGTATGCCAACTAATGAAGACATAGAAAAATTTAAGAACGATAGAAGTTGGTCAGGTCCTgtggaaaaattaaatgttgATCCAAATGaaagtattcgtaaaatatCGCGAAAGAATCATTTAGCTCTTTTAAAACGGCTAAAGAAACAAAGAATACATCATAAAAAGTCATTAACTAATAAATTAAGTGAAATGCTAAATAAAGATTTTCAAAGTTTTAGTTATGAAAATAAGTTAAAGAATTTGTTAGAAATAAGTCGTGAAGCCATATGcaaacaaactcaaaaaatGTCGCAATTGTATCTTCCAGATTGTGTTAAAGTACGAAATTCTTGTGATAGAGAGATTATGGGTTATATTACAATGGGTGATTTCTGTTTTACAAAAGCAAAAGGTATAGGTTTAGGATATGCAACATTAAATTCATTAATTGAGCTGATCAATAAAAAACATCCCTTTGTTCTTGTTAGAAATATTCAGACAAGACAATATAGAATTGCTAGATTGCAAGTAGTAATTTAA
- the LOC100643942 gene encoding carbonyl reductase [NADPH] 1: MTRVAVVTGGNKGIGFAIVKHLCKQFDGVVYLTARDVTRGQNAIKELEKQGLKPKFHQLDITDESSISTFHDYLEKTYQGLDVLVNNAAIAFKTTATEPFSLQAEETLRVNYFSLRKVCSKLYPLLKTHARVVHVSSSSGHLSKIPGETLKKRFSDPNLTEEELDNIMHEFIDAAKTNTHLEKGWANSAYVASKVGVSALARIHQRMFNSDTREDLVVNAVHPGYVDTDMTSHKGTLKPDEGAEAPVYAALLPENTDIKGKYIWYDKSLMEWTKDE, from the exons ATGACACGTGTAGCCGTC GTAACCGGTGGGAATAAAGGCATTGGATTTGCTATTGTAAAACATCTTTGCAAACAATTTGACGGAGTTGTTTATTTAACAGCTCGTGATGTTACTCGAGGACAAAATGCTATTAAAGAACTTGAAAAACAAGGTTTAAAACCAAAATTTCATCAACTTGATATTACTGATGAAAGTAGTATTTCTACTTTTCATGATTATTTAGAAAAAACATACCAAGGATTGGATGTATTAGTTAACAATGCTGCTATTGCATTTAAG aCAACTGCTACAGAACCTTTTTCTCTGCAAGCTGAAGAGACATTAAGAGTAAACTATTTTAGCTTAAGAAAAGTATGCAGCAAACTTTATCCATTATTGAAAACACATGCACGTGTAGTACATGTGTCAAGTTCTTCTGGTCATTTATCAAAGATTCCTGGTGAAACATTAAAGAAAAGATTTTCAGATCCAAATCTTACAGAGGAAGAATTAGACAATATTATGCACGAATTTATTGA tgCTGCAAAGACAAACACTCACTTAGAGAAAGGATGGGCAAATTCTGCCTATGTTGCAAGCAAAGTCGGAGTATCTGCTTTAGCTAGAATTCATCAAAGAATGTTTAATTCAGATACTAGAGAAGATCTTGTAGTGAATGCTGTGCATCCAGGTTATGTAGACACAGATATGACTAGTCATAAAGGTACTTTGAAGCCTGATGAAGGTGCTGAGGCTCCTGTATATGCTGCATTATTACCAGAAAATACAGACATAAAGGGTAAATATATCTGGTATGACAAATCATTAATGGAATGGACAAAggatgaataa
- the LOC100644066 gene encoding U6 snRNA-associated Sm-like protein LSm2 → MLFYSFFKSLIGKDVVVELKNDLSICGTLHSVDQYLNIKLTDISVTDPDKYPHMLSVKNCFIRGSVVRYVQLPGDEVDTQLLQDAARKEAAVQAR, encoded by the exons ATG TTGTTTTATTCGTTTTTCAAATCCTTGATCGGAAAGGACGTAGttgtagaattaaaaaatgatttgaG CATTTGTGGTACTTTGCACTCAGTAGATCAATATCTGAATATAAAGTTAACTGATATAAGTGTGACCGATCCAGATAAATATCCTCATATG TTGTCTGTAAAAAACTGTTTTATTCGAGGATCAGTAGTACGTTATGTACAACTCCCAGGAGATGAAGTGGATACTCAGCTATTACAGGATGCTGCGCGCAAAGAAGCAGCAGTTCAAGCAAGATAA
- the LOC100643814 gene encoding drebrin-like protein yields MSINLTKNKDALVAAWHSVVDDKSSTNWALFGYEGQTNNLKVVGTGNGGLEEMIDRLNSSHIMYAFCRVIDTKTSLPKCLLINWQGEGAPIVRKGTCANHIRDVEKLLKGAHITITARSEDDVEVDSIMEKLARATASAYKFNEPRGENEGNTGPVGTTYRRVIPEQEINATERDQFWQREEMEEKKRLEQERIKCEKERQRLEEEIRTREEKEAMLREQQVTAKENSIARQKLAEQRAEEANNKFNQLAASQHYSNDVEDDHKSRSEELRRQRSKETQQLIAQRTINARAVFEQNSAAGQMKSSPVQQQYIPKNSHVEAAKKAFEESQQKEILHTKVEEEVKTEVNKTHNLDLVTTTASNASLSPNQVQESKLPEPEEEPEQQSATKEAITENELYSQMDGQYLYFDPNNEGMKARALYDYQAADDTEITFDPGDIITHIDAIDEGWWQGLGPDGTYGLFPANYVEVIDYNTT; encoded by the exons ATGTcaattaatttaacaaaaaataaagacgCTTTGGTGGCTGCTTGGCACAGCGTAGTCGACGATAAATCGTCTACTAACTG GGCCTTGTTTGGATACGAAGGACAAACTAACAACTTAAAAGTGGTTGGTACTGGAAATGGAGGTCTGGAAGAAATGATTGACCGTTTAAATAGTAGTCATATCATGTATGCCTTTTGTCGTGTAATAGATACTAAAACAAGTCTACCAAAATGTCTCTTAATAAATTGG CAAGGAGAAGGAGCACCAATTGTTAGAAAGGGCACTTGTGCAAATCATATTAGGGatgtagaaaaattattaaaaggtGCACATATAACGATTACTGCTCGCTCTGAAGACGATGTCGAAGTGGATTCTATCATGGAAAAACTTGCTAGAGCAACAGCTTCGGCATACAAATTTAATGAACCACGCGGGGAAAACGAAGGTAATACAGGTCCTGTGGGTACCACATATCGCAG AGTAATTCCTGAACAAGAAATAAATGCAACAGAACGTGATCAATTTTGGCAAAGGGAAGAaatggaagagaagaaaagactGGAACAAGAACGTATAAAATGTGAAAAAGAACGGCAACGGCTTGAAGAAGAAATTAGAactagagaagaaaaagaagcaatgCTCAGAGAACAACAA GTCACTGCCAAAGAAAATTCAATAGCGCGACAGAAGTTGGCGGAGCAACGTGCTGAGGAGgcgaataataaatttaatcaactaGCCGCAAGTCAACACTATAGCAACGATGTTGAAGATGATCATAAATCACGAAGCGAAGAATTGCGACGACAAAGAAGTAAAGAAACGCAACAGTTAATTGCTCAAAGAACGATAAATGCAAGAGCTGTTTTTGAACAGAATTCGGCAGCTGGTCAAATGAAGTCTTCTCCAGTGCAGCAACAATATATACCGAAGAATAGTCATGTAGAAGCAGCTAAAAAAGCATTTGAAGAGAGTCAGCAAAAAGAGATACTCCATACAAAAGTGGAAGAGGAAGTGAAAACAGAAGTGAATAAAACACATAACTTAGATTTAGTAACCACCACTGCTTCAAATGCATCTTTATCTCCGAATCAAGTTCAAGAATCTAAATTGCCAGAGCCAGAAGAAGAACCTGAGCAACAATCGGCGACGAAAGAAGCAATTACTGAAAATGAGTTGTACAGTCAAATGGATGGTCAGTACTTATATTTTGATCCAAATAATGAAGGAATGAAAGCAAGAGCCTTATATGACTATCAGGCAGCTGATGATACAGAAATTACTTTTGATCCTGGAGATATTATTACACATATAGATGCTATTGACGAAGGATGGTGGCAAGGTCTTGGTCCCGACGGTACTTATGGACTTTTTCCTGCTAATTATGTCGAAGTTATTGATTACAATACGACATGA
- the LOC100643700 gene encoding cleavage and polyadenylation specificity factor subunit 4, whose amino-acid sequence MECLVANVDNMRFDIEIALDEQYGALPLPFTGMDKSTAAVCQFYPRGTCVKGASCPFRHVRGDRTIVCKHWLRGLCKKGDQCEFLHEYDMTKMPECYFYSRFNACHNKECPFLHIDPETKVRDCPWYDRGFCRHGPLCRHRHVRRVLCMAYLAGFCPEGPNCKFMHPRFELPAVQDMQPKEGKKVMITCHFCGEGGHKAIYCNKMPPDVREAQVRQEIEGNSHATHHMNMHNGPPPRGPQKPLEEVTCYKCGTKGHYANKCPKGHLAFLSHAGGSGSATQNQNYRR is encoded by the exons ATGGAGTGTCTAGTGGCGAATGTGGATAATATGCGATTTGATATAGAAATTGCTCTTGACGAACAGTATGGAGCACTTCCTTTACCTTTTACTGGAATGGACA AATCTACTGCTGCAGTATGTCAATTTTATCCAAGAGGTACATGTGTTAAAGGAGCCTCTTGTCCATTTAGACACGTACGTGGAGATCGTACAATAGTATGTAAACATTGGTTAAGAGGTCTTTGTAAAAAGGGTGATCAATGTGAATTTTTACATGAGTATGATATGACAAAAATGCCAGAATGTTATTTCTACTCCAGATTTA ATGCTTGTCACAATAAAGAATGTCCATTCCTACATATTGACCCAGAAACTAAAGTCAGAGATTGTCCTTGGTATGATCGTGGATTCTGCAGACATGGACCTTTATGCAGACATCGACATGTTCGTCGTGTTTTATGCATGGCTTATTTAGCTGGATTTTGTCCTGAAGGCCCAAACTGTAAATTTATGCA TCCAAGATTTGAATTGCCAGCAGTGCAAGATATGCAAcctaaagaaggaaaaaaggtaATGATCACATGTCACTTTTGTGGGGAAGGTGGCCATAAAGcaatttattgtaataaaatgcCACCTGATGTACGTGAAGCTCAAGTTAGACAAGAAATAGAAGGTAATTCTCATGCTACGCATCACATGAATATGCATAATGGACCCCCACCAAGAGGGCCGCAAAAGCCACTAGAAGAAGTCACTTGTTACAAATGTGGAACTAAAGGTCATTATGCCAATAAATGTCCAAAAGGACATTTAGCATTTTTAAGCCATGCTGGGGGTAGTGGAAGTGCTACTCAGAATCAAAATTACCGTAGATGA